A genomic segment from Nitrospira sp. encodes:
- a CDS encoding DUF2905 domain-containing protein: MACNVGGIERPIRIVLGVLLIGIGAFAGLPPIGTGIVLVIGAIALVTGAIGFCPAWSLFGINTCATGTGRKR; encoded by the coding sequence ATGGCATGCAACGTAGGCGGAATCGAGCGGCCGATCAGGATCGTGCTCGGCGTTCTGTTGATCGGAATCGGCGCATTCGCAGGACTTCCGCCGATCGGAACGGGGATCGTACTGGTGATCGGAGCCATCGCTCTGGTCACCGGTGCCATCGGGTTCTGCCCGGCCTGGAGTCTGTTCGGCATCAACACCTGTGCGACCGGTACGGGCCGAAAACGCTAG
- a CDS encoding CBS domain-containing protein, translating to MSTMQTPGVPAGGFKTVGQIVGTNELVFRAGQNGLAIAVELLSSHTSGAPVVDAKGAFIGFISEFDVLKVLQANKELSRMTAEQIMAKDRIAVTEDTSIEEAVKIMEDQRLLNLPVKRNGTVTYSITRHDLLRAWIGLGLDIESGAP from the coding sequence ATGTCGACTATGCAGACGCCGGGGGTACCGGCCGGTGGATTCAAGACCGTGGGCCAGATCGTGGGGACCAACGAGTTGGTGTTTCGTGCGGGCCAGAATGGGTTGGCGATCGCGGTGGAGTTGTTGTCCTCGCATACATCCGGTGCTCCGGTCGTGGATGCGAAGGGGGCGTTCATCGGGTTCATCAGCGAGTTCGACGTGTTGAAGGTTCTGCAAGCCAATAAGGAGCTCAGCCGGATGACGGCGGAGCAGATCATGGCAAAGGATCGCATTGCGGTGACGGAGGATACCTCGATCGAGGAGGCGGTGAAGATCATGGAGGATCAGCGGCTACTGAATCTTCCCGTGAAGCGGAACGGGACGGTGACCTATTCGATCACACGGCATGACCTGCTGCGAGCATGGATCGGCCTCGGGTTGGACATTGAGAGCGGCGCTCCATAA
- a CDS encoding Rieske [2Fe-2S] iron-sulfur protein gives MTEAELPTGGFSTPVGSRRTFFHWITAAAAVFVGIGLAIPMVGSLISPAFVRRRRDWVDVGAVDELFPGHPTQLDHVTTIRDGWMETKAQKAVWAVKQPQGDVKVFSPICTHLGCGYRWDDAEKKFLCPCHGSSYDVDGRVLGGPAPRPLDLLPAKVENGRLLVLYKEFKSGLPRSVEL, from the coding sequence GTGACCGAGGCTGAACTGCCGACAGGCGGGTTCTCGACTCCGGTGGGGTCGCGCAGGACCTTTTTCCATTGGATCACTGCCGCGGCGGCGGTGTTCGTCGGGATCGGGCTCGCCATTCCCATGGTCGGTTCGCTGATTTCACCTGCCTTCGTCCGTCGCCGTCGCGACTGGGTGGATGTCGGTGCCGTGGACGAATTGTTCCCCGGTCACCCCACCCAACTGGACCATGTGACGACGATTCGCGACGGGTGGATGGAAACCAAAGCGCAAAAGGCGGTCTGGGCGGTCAAGCAACCGCAGGGTGACGTGAAGGTCTTTTCTCCGATCTGCACGCATCTCGGTTGCGGATATCGATGGGACGACGCGGAGAAGAAATTCCTCTGCCCCTGTCACGGCAGTTCTTACGACGTCGATGGTCGGGTATTGGGCGGCCCTGCTCCACGTCCGCTCGACCTGCTTCCCGCCAAGGTCGAAAACGGACGGCTCCTCGTCCTGTATAAGGAGTTCAAGTCGGGGCTACCACGAAGCGTGGAGTTATGA
- a CDS encoding cytochrome b/b6-like protein translates to MLDWDIVACNSEFIIQNLSFVNEMASRLYAWLDSRLNLKPVQRTLLDEPIPGGASWIYVFGSATLFLFVLQATTGMFLAIYYAPTPDHAYDSVRFIETEITFGWFVRGLHHWGASAMVVAIGLHMLQTFLYGAYKSPREVMWMVGVVLFLIVMTFAFTGYLLPWDQTAYWATQVGINMVGTVPLVGDLFSRVLRGGETLGALTLSRFFAIHVLFLPAILIGGIALHLFILRRVGPAGPWTDDRASLSSETFAPRQVYMDAVVIAGVFLVVATLAFAIPLPLTDRADPSDTSFVPVPEWYFLFYYELLKYVHGPLEPLATWILPLLIVLIMMCWPFIDRNQVRNPIRRPVALGSGLLFLSIVFGLLGISIKDLYAVPRTDPAVARGKAVYAQFGCAGCHRIHGEGGAVAPDLSTVGDVRPDRAWHLKHFRDPQATSPGSFMPKFPLTDQQLNDLTSYMLSLKRAT, encoded by the coding sequence ATGCTGGATTGGGACATCGTAGCTTGTAACTCAGAATTCATAATTCAGAACTTATCATTCGTGAACGAAATGGCTTCTCGTCTCTATGCCTGGCTCGATAGTCGTCTGAATCTGAAACCGGTTCAGCGCACGCTGCTCGATGAACCGATCCCCGGTGGGGCCAGCTGGATTTACGTCTTCGGCTCCGCGACCCTCTTTCTGTTCGTCTTGCAAGCGACCACCGGCATGTTCCTCGCGATCTACTATGCCCCGACGCCGGACCATGCGTACGACAGTGTCCGCTTCATTGAAACCGAGATCACTTTCGGGTGGTTCGTGCGGGGGCTTCACCATTGGGGTGCCTCGGCGATGGTGGTAGCGATCGGCCTGCACATGCTCCAGACATTTCTCTATGGAGCCTACAAATCGCCTCGCGAAGTGATGTGGATGGTGGGCGTGGTGCTCTTCCTCATCGTGATGACCTTCGCCTTCACCGGGTACCTGCTGCCCTGGGATCAAACCGCCTATTGGGCGACGCAGGTCGGGATCAACATGGTCGGGACCGTGCCGCTGGTGGGAGATCTTTTCTCGCGGGTGCTGCGGGGAGGAGAGACGCTCGGTGCGTTGACCCTCTCGCGGTTCTTCGCGATCCATGTCCTATTCCTCCCGGCCATCCTCATCGGAGGCATTGCGTTGCACCTGTTCATTTTGCGACGCGTCGGGCCGGCCGGTCCCTGGACCGACGATCGGGCCTCCCTCAGCAGCGAAACCTTCGCGCCGCGGCAGGTCTACATGGACGCCGTCGTCATTGCCGGGGTGTTTCTCGTGGTGGCGACATTGGCTTTCGCGATTCCGCTGCCCCTGACGGACAGGGCCGATCCCTCCGACACCAGTTTCGTGCCGGTTCCGGAATGGTATTTTCTCTTTTATTACGAACTGCTCAAGTACGTGCATGGGCCGCTCGAACCGCTGGCGACCTGGATACTGCCGCTCTTGATCGTCCTCATCATGATGTGCTGGCCATTCATCGACCGCAACCAGGTGCGGAATCCCATCCGGCGGCCGGTCGCTCTGGGCAGCGGCCTGTTGTTTTTGTCGATCGTATTCGGGCTGCTGGGGATCTCGATCAAGGACCTCTACGCCGTGCCGAGGACCGATCCGGCTGTGGCGCGGGGCAAGGCGGTCTATGCTCAATTCGGCTGTGCCGGCTGCCACCGTATCCATGGTGAAGGGGGAGCTGTGGCGCCCGACCTCTCCACGGTCGGAGATGTGAGGCCTGATCGCGCCTGGCACCTCAAGCACTTCCGCGATCCCCAAGCCACATCACCTGGCTCGTTCATGCCGAAATTTCCCCTCACCGACCAACAGCTCAACGACCTGACGAGTTATATGTTGAGTTTGAAACGAGCGACGTAG